Proteins encoded together in one Desulfonatronovibrio magnus window:
- a CDS encoding sigma-54 interaction domain-containing protein codes for MKDKNYYSEPDIAHGLQSGTQAILESISDGVFTVDRSWKITSFNRAAEEITGILRKEALGRQCCEVFRSSMCETGCALEKTMGTGRPIINRSGFIINAQGSRIPISVSTAVLRDENGKIIGGAETFRDLSEVEGLRKELEGKFRMGDLVSRSPLMEAIFEIMPAVAESPSTVLILGETGTGKELLARTIHSLSPRADEPFVAVNCGALPDTLLESELFGYKSGAFTGAVKDKPGRFSLVGKGTIFLDEMGEISPAMQVRLLRVLQEKTFEPLGSVKPERLEARIIAATNRDMEKLVEDKVFRQDLYYRINVVRVEIPPLRKRKEDIALLVDNFIQKFNRIQNRKVPGMDVQALSLLMAHDWPGNIRELENAVERAFILCADSEITIKHLPPEIIGMDRLSVGTDIKMARQNIEARAIYDAIERNNFNRQAAARELGIHKSTLFRKIKELNITLPEQDGRSRQQS; via the coding sequence ATGAAAGATAAAAACTATTACTCAGAGCCAGACATTGCTCATGGCTTGCAAAGTGGAACTCAGGCAATCCTGGAGAGTATTTCGGATGGCGTATTCACTGTGGACAGGTCATGGAAGATTACTTCATTCAACAGGGCTGCAGAAGAAATAACCGGAATACTTAGAAAAGAGGCCCTGGGCAGGCAATGCTGCGAAGTGTTTCGGTCCAGCATGTGCGAGACAGGGTGTGCTCTGGAAAAAACAATGGGAACCGGCAGGCCAATAATCAACCGTTCCGGATTTATTATCAATGCCCAGGGCAGCCGTATCCCCATAAGTGTTTCTACTGCTGTGCTCCGTGATGAAAATGGAAAAATTATTGGCGGGGCTGAGACCTTTCGTGACTTAAGTGAGGTGGAAGGCCTCAGAAAGGAGCTGGAAGGCAAATTCAGAATGGGTGATCTTGTAAGCCGAAGTCCGCTCATGGAGGCCATCTTTGAGATTATGCCCGCAGTGGCGGAAAGCCCAAGTACAGTGCTTATTCTTGGAGAAACCGGAACAGGCAAGGAGCTTTTAGCCAGGACTATTCATTCCCTGAGTCCCAGAGCAGATGAGCCTTTTGTGGCTGTGAACTGTGGTGCTCTTCCTGATACTTTGTTAGAGTCGGAGCTTTTTGGATACAAGAGCGGTGCTTTTACGGGTGCTGTCAAGGACAAGCCCGGGCGTTTTTCTCTGGTTGGAAAGGGCACTATTTTTTTAGATGAAATGGGTGAAATCAGTCCGGCCATGCAGGTCCGGCTGCTCAGGGTTCTGCAGGAAAAGACCTTTGAACCTCTTGGGTCTGTCAAACCTGAAAGGCTTGAGGCCAGGATAATTGCTGCAACCAACAGGGACATGGAAAAGCTTGTTGAGGATAAGGTTTTTCGACAGGATTTATATTATAGAATAAATGTGGTCAGGGTGGAAATTCCACCTCTGCGAAAGCGTAAGGAAGATATAGCTCTGCTTGTGGATAACTTCATCCAAAAATTCAACAGAATTCAGAACAGAAAGGTCCCTGGAATGGATGTCCAGGCGTTATCCCTGCTCATGGCACATGACTGGCCTGGGAATATCAGGGAGCTTGAGAACGCAGTTGAAAGGGCGTTTATTCTTTGTGCTGACAGTGAAATCACCATCAAGCATCTGCCACCGGAAATTATCGGTATGGACCGTTTATCAGTCGGGACGGATATAAAAATGGCCAGGCAAAATATTGAAGCCAGGGCAATTTATGACGCCATTGAAAGAAATAACTTTAATCGCCAGGCAGCTGCCAGAGAGCTTGGCATCCATAAAAGCACACTGTTCAGAAAGATCAAAGAATTAAATATTACGCTTCCTGAACAGGATGGTCGCTCCAGACAACAGTCTTGA